The sequence TGTCAGCAAATTAATACAAATCTGTGTTGCTTCATTGTTCGTTACAGAATTAACCAGTCGCATAATTGTTGTCaagacgatgttttttttatgatttataaattttattcaatgctTGCATGTATTTACTGTCACCGTTGCTCTATAAGGTAACTTTATCCTAACGGCTTCCAATAACCAAATATCACAAAAACCTTATTGCCTACATGATATCACACTAAGCTTAAACCTTTATAGAGTCCGTAATTAGGTAATACGAGTCCGACATCTTATAATACAAGACGATAGGTTCTATGAAAGTTTTTTTGAGATTCGGCTTGAACCAGTCGATCAGAAGAGATGACGTCACTACATGAGTCCTTGACAGTTGCGTTGCGCGTCACTCCTCACTATTATTTGTCGTTACTGTTATTATGAACTACACATCACTGAGCTTCTTTATCTTTGGTGAGGGTGACGGCGACCCTGGGCAGGTCGTCCCTGGTGACGTCCCCGGCGGGCTCGTCCTCGGGCTGGTGGTCGAGGTTCTCGGCGTCGAGCACGTCGTCGGGCAGCGCGGCGCGGCTCGTGTCCGGCAGCAGCAGCGCCAGCACCGCCGGGCCCAGCGCCACGATACCGAACACTATGCTCGGCAGACCAGACATGTACTTCTCCTACAATATAGATTTCAtgtgaatatttaaaagctttctTCAATACAGATTAATGACGAACGGTTGCAGAATTATTTCACAACTTATTATCTTACATCATTAGATAACATCGATCGCCGCGTAGAAACGGAAACCAGACGGTGAAATATTTAGCTGTAAGTACCTACAgcaaatgttttacaaaattacagaTATGCATCCGCACATTATAaccatttttttcattacttttatgaTGCCAATACTCAAGCAAACCATAAATCATGGGACACCACTTATTCGGGTTCTGTTAGCCCTGTAAGATTTTCGTGTACGAAACTTAAAGAGCGTTTGTTTACCAGCAGCGGCGCCTGCGGAGCCAGCACAGAGCCGAGGCGGCCGACAGTGTTGGCGATGTTGGTGAGCGAGTTGCGCGACGTGGTGGGGAACACCTCCATGGCCACCACATACATGGAGAACACGCCGTAGCTGCTGCACATCTTGCCCACCAGATAAAACAGCACCGACGCCCACCAGATCGCTGCAATTAGGAAATTAATACTTATTGTCTGAAcggtgttttaaattaatttttaattaactttattgatGATCAGAGTGTACTTGTTATTGTAACAAAACAGAATAGTATTTAGAAATAGGTTTGttgtatcaattttatttttattttgtgtttatgtcCAAATTAGATAACGAGATGTTGAGAGCGCTTTCCTATAAATAATAAGGCAATCAAAATACTTACACTTGGGCACAAAGGCGGAggaaataaagaatatacaGCACAAGGTGTAGGCGACACAGATGGGGGTCTTCCTGCCGAACCTCGTGAGTGTGAGCGCGGTGATGATCCTGGTGGGTACGGAGACCAGCAGCAGCGCAGAGAAGTTCAGGTACTTGTTGCCGGACACGCTGGTCGAGTTGATGATGGTGCCGTTGTAAACGAACGTGCAGCAGATGAAGCACGCCGCGATCAGCAGCACGCGCAGCAGGATCGTGCGCGAGCGGAGCACGGACAGCAGGTGGGGCTGCTCCGACTGGGATCTCTTCTCACCATCCTGAAAACCATATCGATTCGTCTGAGATACCTATGTATTACAGTAATAGTTAAAAATAGTTAGTAAAAGCCAcgcttaaataatttaatcgcTAGATAAGACTGATTGATCTTTCAGACATTacgtattataattatcaacacCATTATCGTTAGTTTTGCGTATACAATATCTGTGTTTGGTTTATCTGCCGCTAGATAGGTATGGATCAAAGATCAGCAATCTACATGCAACCACGTATTCTATTCAAATTGTCTACTTTGTGTGGAGTTTGCTGAACCTTCACAGTGGAGGCTGATACAAAACCGTTATTTGAATGGGGCTCCATTACATCATTAATACAGAAATGTTATCGGTTAAAGATCCGGAACGGATGTTCATGACATTAAAAGCAATTCTCCATGAATTGCTTTTATGTCGATGAATGTTACATAGGACAATCGACAATATTAAGGACATTGGCCAATGTTAGAGGATATTTTTAAACGAGCTTTACTGTTTCTAGGTTAATCGTTTGCAAAATTAGATGAAATATCCTTACCTCATCATTCTTGCTGCTCTCTCCAGCTATAGTTTTTAACATTTGCTTGGCTTTGTTCGAGAGCTGTATATTATTGATCTTGGCGACTTTGTTCAGCACTCTGACGGCTTCATCATTCTTGTTGTGCGCCAGCAGCCACCTGACACCCTCGTCCACGAGGAAGATGTAGAAGACGACGACGAGCAGCGGCGCGTAGATGGCACGCATCATGTGGCGCCAGTAGGGGATCTTCCACGCGATCAGCCCGAAGAACGCGCTGCCGATGCTGGCCAGGATGTCCGAGATGCACGAGAACATCACGCGACGCTTCTGGCTCACGGTCTCTAAAGCTAAaagattaagaaaaatgttCATTATTCTGTTATATTCTtcgatttcatttttaataaaatgcaga comes from Trichoplusia ni isolate ovarian cell line Hi5 chromosome 27, tn1, whole genome shotgun sequence and encodes:
- the LOC113505947 gene encoding organic cation transporter protein-like, encoding MVTKETSVKVSDESGKESQFNLDGILSELGSFGKYQLLLLLLLAFRDSFLAMCNFNYVFTAAEVDFRCAVPECEALDSRFNASWMPYALTNETNTCYRMTPYDEATHNSSMLSQQYTCAPENFSWNKTKRCEKVIYEDYNSIVAEFDLGCQPWKRTLIGTVHNLGLVFSFVISGLISDKYGRKVIIVGTPLVVGVAGLIKSFSVNYWMLLVFEFLETALGYGNASMVLSLETVSQKRRVMFSCISDILASIGSAFFGLIAWKIPYWRHMMRAIYAPLLVVVFYIFLVDEGVRWLLAHNKNDEAVRVLNKVAKINNIQLSNKAKQMLKTIAGESSKNDEDGEKRSQSEQPHLLSVLRSRTILLRVLLIAACFICCTFVYNGTIINSTSVSGNKYLNFSALLLVSVPTRIITALTLTRFGRKTPICVAYTLCCIFFISSAFVPKSIWWASVLFYLVGKMCSSYGVFSMYVVAMEVFPTTSRNSLTNIANTVGRLGSVLAPQAPLLEKYMSGLPSIVFGIVALGPAVLALLLPDTSRAALPDDVLDAENLDHQPEDEPAGDVTRDDLPRVAVTLTKDKEAQ